In a genomic window of Saccharothrix sp. HUAS TT1:
- a CDS encoding cytochrome ubiquinol oxidase subunit I, which translates to MDALELARLQFATTTSFHFLFVLLTLGLVTAVAVAQTRAAFSADPVHARMARFWGRLYVVNYALGIATGIVMEFQFGLNWSGLSTFAGDVFGAPLALETLVAFFLESTFLGLWIFGWDRLNKWAHLALIWLVALTAFASAFWIMVANAFLHNPAGHESRDGVLRLVDFSALLTNPTFGTAFLHVCFASLTVGGVFLTGVSAYHFLRRTTEVDFFRRSLRLGVVLTALATPPLVGFGFGQFPIVRQYQPDKFDTVGALDGTGLGFMIQIGFVLLLVSWAAVPLLFRDWVIRLRFPLYLMVVGIPLPFVAAIGGWLFREVGRQPWLVQGVLTTRDAMSHVSRDQVLVSFIAFTAVFAVLAVADWVLIARLARRGPVSSDEAPVSPLVPAL; encoded by the coding sequence ATGGATGCTCTCGAACTGGCCCGGCTCCAGTTCGCCACCACCACGTCGTTCCACTTCCTGTTCGTGCTGCTCACGCTCGGACTGGTGACCGCGGTGGCGGTGGCGCAGACCCGGGCGGCGTTCTCCGCCGACCCCGTGCACGCGCGGATGGCGCGCTTCTGGGGCCGGCTCTACGTGGTGAACTACGCGCTCGGCATCGCGACCGGCATCGTCATGGAGTTCCAGTTCGGGCTGAACTGGTCGGGCCTGTCGACGTTCGCGGGCGACGTGTTCGGCGCGCCGCTGGCGCTGGAGACGCTGGTCGCGTTCTTCCTGGAGTCGACGTTCCTCGGCCTGTGGATCTTCGGCTGGGACCGGCTGAACAAGTGGGCGCACCTGGCGCTGATCTGGCTGGTCGCGCTGACCGCGTTCGCCTCGGCGTTCTGGATCATGGTGGCGAACGCGTTCCTGCACAACCCCGCCGGGCACGAGTCGCGCGACGGCGTGCTGCGGCTGGTCGACTTCTCCGCGCTGCTGACCAACCCGACGTTCGGCACGGCGTTCCTGCACGTGTGCTTCGCGTCGCTGACCGTCGGCGGCGTGTTCCTGACCGGCGTCAGCGCCTACCACTTCCTCCGGCGCACCACCGAGGTCGACTTCTTCCGCCGGTCGCTGCGGCTGGGCGTGGTGCTGACCGCTTTGGCCACGCCGCCGCTGGTCGGGTTCGGGTTCGGGCAGTTCCCGATCGTGCGGCAGTACCAGCCGGACAAGTTCGACACGGTCGGCGCGCTGGACGGCACGGGCCTCGGGTTCATGATCCAGATCGGGTTCGTGCTGCTGCTGGTGAGCTGGGCGGCGGTGCCGCTGCTGTTCCGCGACTGGGTCATCCGGCTGCGCTTCCCGCTCTACCTGATGGTGGTCGGCATCCCGCTGCCGTTCGTCGCGGCGATCGGCGGGTGGCTGTTCCGCGAGGTCGGGCGGCAGCCGTGGCTGGTGCAGGGGGTGCTGACCACGCGGGACGCCATGTCGCACGTCAGCCGGGACCAGGTGCTCGTGTCGTTCATCGCGTTCACGGCCGTGTTCGCGGTGC
- a CDS encoding permease prefix domain 1-containing protein, with protein sequence MAGAGVIDDYVAALDRRLRGPEPVKDDLLAEARDSLRDAAAAHRDDGLTEEDAQRRAVAEFGPVAAIAREYQGLLGLAHGARTLRSVLLVVPLAYVMWELNRLFWIGSWADFDAPPPGWYLAVARFNDSSAWFAAGAAVLALLAGRRLARTSVSTTTLARAAGVVAVGAVGVTLLGNVAILAATAYLDVARLLASPPVIAATVVSFAVALRLAVLARRCLVFSSV encoded by the coding sequence GTGGCCGGCGCAGGCGTGATCGACGACTACGTGGCCGCGCTGGACCGACGGCTGCGCGGCCCTGAGCCGGTCAAGGACGACCTGCTCGCCGAAGCGCGCGACAGCCTGCGCGACGCCGCCGCCGCGCACCGCGACGACGGGCTCACCGAGGAGGACGCGCAACGCCGCGCCGTCGCCGAGTTCGGCCCGGTCGCCGCCATCGCCCGCGAGTACCAGGGCCTGCTCGGCCTCGCCCACGGCGCCCGCACGCTGCGCTCGGTGCTGCTGGTCGTGCCGCTGGCCTACGTGATGTGGGAGCTGAACCGGCTGTTCTGGATCGGCTCCTGGGCCGACTTCGACGCGCCGCCGCCCGGCTGGTACCTCGCCGTCGCCCGGTTCAACGACTCCTCGGCGTGGTTCGCGGCGGGCGCCGCCGTGCTCGCGCTGCTGGCCGGGCGCCGGTTGGCGCGCACGTCGGTCAGCACGACCACCCTGGCCAGGGCGGCGGGCGTGGTCGCCGTCGGCGCGGTGGGCGTCACCCTGCTGGGCAACGTCGCCATCCTGGCCGCCACCGCCTACCTGGACGTGGCGCGGCTGCTCGCGTCGCCCCCGGTGATCGCGGCGACCGTCGTCTCGTTCGC
- a CDS encoding PadR family transcriptional regulator, producing the protein MKSDALRGHLDALLLATLDGGQLHGYAIIEALQRRSGGALDLPTGTVYPALRRLETAGLVASEWSTVGGRQRRTYRLTKAGQRALADERTAWREFTTAIEGVLGGGPWPAQA; encoded by the coding sequence ATGAAGTCCGACGCGTTGCGGGGTCATCTCGACGCGCTCCTGCTGGCCACGCTCGACGGCGGCCAACTGCACGGCTACGCCATCATCGAGGCGTTGCAGCGGCGCAGCGGGGGAGCCCTCGACCTGCCCACCGGCACCGTCTACCCGGCCCTGCGCCGGCTGGAGACCGCCGGCCTGGTGGCCAGCGAGTGGAGCACCGTCGGCGGCCGGCAGCGCCGCACCTACCGGCTCACCAAGGCCGGTCAGCGCGCCCTGGCCGACGAGCGCACCGCGTGGCGCGAGTTCACCACCGCGATCGAGGGCGTGCTGGGGGGCGGGCCGTGGCCGGCGCAGGCGTGA